A stretch of DNA from Thermanaerosceptrum fracticalcis:
ATATGGAAAGGATTCACTTTTACCATAATCTTTCCGTTTTCCGCAGTTTGGCTTAAAGTACGGGAGATCACACCGTTAATAATTTCCGGTTTGACCTCAACGATTACACCTAAGATTTTTTCTGTTATCAGCATAACTAAATCTAACAGCTCAGATTCATAAGCTTTTAGCATATTCAGTTTTTCTTGTTGTAAGGCACCGATTAATTCCTGGGCATGCCCGTGCAGTTCTTTAATTTCATGCTGGGCCTCTGCCAAACCTTTTTCATATCCCAGGCGGTAGCCTTCCTCATAAGCCCTGTTTTTAATGTCCTGGCTTTCCTGATGAGCCGTTTCCAGGATCATCTGAGCCTGACTCCTGGATTTCAGCGTAATTTCATCGGCTTTCTGCTGGGCTTCGGCAATTAGTTCTTCAATCATCACTTTAGTTTCCAAGTAAATAGCCTGGGCAGTATCACGGGTCAGAGGAATGTCCTGATTATCTGCGGCAGGTAATTTGGTGCGGCCTTCATTTTTCACGAAGTTTGCCTTTATGATCTTAGACAATCAGCTCATCTCCTCCACCACGGGATATAATGATCTCACCGGCTTCTTCCAGTCTCCGGATGACATTAACAATACGCTGCTGTGCTTCTTCTACATCTCGCAAACGCACCGGCCCCAGGAAGGCAATATCTTCGTCCAGCATCTCCGCCGCCCGCTTGGACATGTTCTTTTTAACCTTACTGGCGACCTCTTCACTGGAACCTTTAAGGGCCAAAGCCAGGTCTTTGCTGTCAACTTCCCGCAATACCATTTGAATGCTTCTGTCATCCATTTTCGTAATGTCTTCAAAGACAAACATCAGTTTCTTAATCTCTTCGGATAAATCAGGGTCCTGTACCTCCAGGGTTTCCAGAATAGTTTTTTCCGTAGCCCTGTCCACATTGTTTAAAATCTGTACGATGGCATTGATGCCGCCGGCGATGGTATAGTCCTGGGTGCCCAGAGTGGCTAATTTTTTTTCCAGGACACCTTCCACTTCCCTGATGATTTCGGGAGAAGTCCTGTCCATAATGGCAATTCTCCGGGCCACGTCGGACTGGCGGTCAGTGGGCAGAGCCGAAAGGATGACAGCGGCCTGCTGCGGGTCCAAATACGACATGATTAAAGCGATAGTCTGGGGATGTTCGTTTTGGATAAAGTTCAAGAGCTGACCGGGGTCAGTCTTGCGCACAAAGTCGAAAGGTCGCAACTGCAGGTTGGAGGAAAGCCTGTTGATAATACTAAAGGCTTTTTCTGTACCTAAGGCCCGTTCCAGAATCTGCTTGGCATAATCTATACCGCCTTGGGCAATATACTGGGAAGCCATAAAGATCTGGTTAAATTCCTCTAGAACGGCATCTAACTGCTCTCCTTGAATTTTTCTCACATTGGCTATTTCCAGGGTTAACTGTTCTATTTCTTCTTCCGTGAGATGTTTCATAACACGGGCCGACTTCTCTGGTCCCAAACTAATGAGAAGGATGGCTGCTTTCTGTCGCCCTGTTAAACGCTGTTGCTTGTTAGCCATCTCCTTTCCCCCTACTCTTCAACTAACCATGTTTTTAGTACTTGTGCTACATCTTCTGAATTCGTTTGGGCAAGTTTCTCTATTTGCGTACGCAGAGCCTTCTTTTCCAAAGCCTCCGGCGATAAGGATAAATCTACTTCAAGATCACCCATAGCGGCAACTTGCTGAAAGCCGCTGACAGGAACCTGTGTTTTTTGCCTGGCCAGATTGCGGCCGATAAAATAGATAAGTCCCAGGGTTAACAGGGCTCCCAAAGAAGCTAAAGCTATTTTGATATATTCATTTCTTTGCTTAGCTTTTTCGGCCAGGGCCATTTCCTCTTCCAGTTTTTTCGACAGTTCGTTATTAAAAGGCAGGGCCACCACCGAAACCTGGTCTCCCCTGCTTAAGTCAACACCTGCCGCCATTTTCACAGCATTGGTAATTTGTTCCTGTTCCTGCTGGGGAATTTCTCCGTCCAGCAATACGGAAACAGAAACCTTCGTAATTTTTCCTGTTGCAGCCACTTTTGTTTCTACGGTTTTGCTGACTTCATAATTACGGGTTCTTTCACTGGACTGGTATTCCGAGTCACCGGATGAACCCATATTTCCATAACTGGGCCCGCCCATATTGGCATCGGCAGGGTTACCACCTGTGCCATTGGTTCTTCCCTTCGACGACTCTTCTTTGGCATGTTCGCTCACTAACACGGCATCGCCGTAGGTTTCGGAACGTTTCTCCACCTGGTCGAAATCCATAGTGACATTAACCCTGACCACAGCTTTACCCGGTCCCCGCATTCTTTCCAGCATACTCTGGATAGAACGGGCTAAATCCTGTTCATATTGTTGTTTTATAGCCAGTTGATTGGCCGAAATACGGGAGAGATTGGCACCCGGTCCGTCGGCAAGCCCTTCTGAAAGCAGGTTGCCGTTTACATCCATCACCGTAACATTTTGCGGTTTTAAGCCTTCCACACTATGACTGACAAAAGCCAAAATAGATTTAACCTGTTCAGGTTTTAGCTGCGCATAGGGTTTCAGGCGCAAGAGAACGGAAGCGGTGGCTTCTTTCTGGTCTTTAATAAAAAGGCTTGGCTGGGGAAGAGCGATATGTACTTTGGCAGAGTCTACTTCGTCTAATTCCTCAATGGTCCTGGTGAGTTCGCCCTGTAAAGCCACTAAAAACTTTACTCGTTTATCGTTTTCCGTTTCCCCAAAACGGGTCTCGTTAAAGGACTCAAATCCAACTACCCCGCCTAAGTTAACCTTTCCTGCCACATCCAGGCGCAGTTGATATTTATCCTCCTTCGGAACCAGAATGGTTTTCCCGTCATCCGCTAA
This window harbors:
- the fliG gene encoding flagellar motor switch protein FliG, whose product is MANKQQRLTGRQKAAILLISLGPEKSARVMKHLTEEEIEQLTLEIANVRKIQGEQLDAVLEEFNQIFMASQYIAQGGIDYAKQILERALGTEKAFSIINRLSSNLQLRPFDFVRKTDPGQLLNFIQNEHPQTIALIMSYLDPQQAAVILSALPTDRQSDVARRIAIMDRTSPEIIREVEGVLEKKLATLGTQDYTIAGGINAIVQILNNVDRATEKTILETLEVQDPDLSEEIKKLMFVFEDITKMDDRSIQMVLREVDSKDLALALKGSSEEVASKVKKNMSKRAAEMLDEDIAFLGPVRLRDVEEAQQRIVNVIRRLEEAGEIIISRGGGDELIV
- a CDS encoding FliH/SctL family protein, with the protein product MSKIIKANFVKNEGRTKLPAADNQDIPLTRDTAQAIYLETKVMIEELIAEAQQKADEITLKSRSQAQMILETAHQESQDIKNRAYEEGYRLGYEKGLAEAQHEIKELHGHAQELIGALQQEKLNMLKAYESELLDLVMLITEKILGVIVEVKPEIINGVISRTLSQTAENGKIMVKVNPFHIPYLNISREQAFDFPDNVVIQEDVSVKPGGCVIISENGIIDAQLEGQIALLKQALRDVAGTC
- the fliF gene encoding flagellar basal-body MS-ring/collar protein FliF produces the protein MGFWAQLTEQVKNLWRKFSLWQKIMLSGVGGIALIVIIVMSYYAQQPKMEPLFTNLDPRDASAITAKLKEQKVNYKLADDGKTILVPKEDKYQLRLDVAGKVNLGGVVGFESFNETRFGETENDKRVKFLVALQGELTRTIEELDEVDSAKVHIALPQPSLFIKDQKEATASVLLRLKPYAQLKPEQVKSILAFVSHSVEGLKPQNVTVMDVNGNLLSEGLADGPGANLSRISANQLAIKQQYEQDLARSIQSMLERMRGPGKAVVRVNVTMDFDQVEKRSETYGDAVLVSEHAKEESSKGRTNGTGGNPADANMGGPSYGNMGSSGDSEYQSSERTRNYEVSKTVETKVAATGKITKVSVSVLLDGEIPQQEQEQITNAVKMAAGVDLSRGDQVSVVALPFNNELSKKLEEEMALAEKAKQRNEYIKIALASLGALLTLGLIYFIGRNLARQKTQVPVSGFQQVAAMGDLEVDLSLSPEALEKKALRTQIEKLAQTNSEDVAQVLKTWLVEE